The following nucleotide sequence is from Salvia splendens isolate huo1 chromosome 2, SspV2, whole genome shotgun sequence.
AGTCACTGTCTAACTATTTAACGTATATCTCTGACTTCTAGATTTTGTTACGTGCAAATGGTCTCACAGATATTTCTAATTCCTTCCTTCTATCTTTACTAATGTAACCGCAATTCCGTTCACAGGTATAATGGAGTGGAAGGTCTTCATATTAAAGTTACAAAGTTTGTGAAGGATGCAGATTGCCTTGTTTGTGGTCCCGGTGTTCTAATCGAGTTGGAGAAGTTTGTTACTTTAAAAAAGGTGCTTCAACACGTATTCTTATAACCTGGATTGCTTTTGTATCAGTAATTTTAACTGCTGTCAGATACTGATTTTTTAATCTTGCCCTGCAACAGTTTATCAATCAACTGGAAGATCACCCTCGTCTACTCCTGACTAGAGTGAGCGTCTCATACAGGGGGGAAAAGTTATACATGCAGGCACCTCCAGAATTAGAAAAGGAGACTCGATCTAACCTGGATATTCCCTTATTTGATCTAATGAATGGAGTATCGAGGGATATTGTTAATGTTAATGGCATGGCAGGCAAGGGTGACAAGAAGCAGTCTTGTATGAGGAAGTTATGCATTGCATTCAAGGGGGTTGACGGGGTTGCAGATATTGATATGGCCGGTGGGGCATAACCTCACATTTCCACTTTCAGGCATTCCATCAAGAGGTATCGAAATCGTTCATCCAGTTGCATAGTAGTAGCATAAATGTCCCTTTTTCGATCTCATAATTTGTAGTGGTCAATATATGAAGAATTCATGAAAAGCAGGATGCTGATTGCTTAGCATCCTCTCATTTTTCCTATACCGTGAACTTACTTCATCAAATGATACATCAATGAAAATTGAGATTTTGCTTCGATTTGTGCAAGTGATATGAGCACGTAATCTGGCTCCCTTCTTTTGATCTTGTAGTACCTAGCTGTGCTGTGAGCCTGTGATTGTCCTTTTGAGTATAAGTTTGTGGCCAATATAAGTTATGGCCACAAAATTTCCACACATCAGACCAACTCCGGAGATGAAAGTCACTAAGTTGGTCTGGTAATTAGCTGTGGTCTTTGTGGCTAGAAATTATTGCAACTGGAATTTTTGTTGTTATATTTGATATACACAGTTCTTCTGTATAAAACAATGTctttataaatattttggacAGAACCAATGTGACACTGGACCACTGGTTATCTTCATACTATCTATGGAAATGATAAGTTATACAATATTTGTGAATAGAGGAGTTTTATTTGGCTGTTTTTCGGATTAGAAACTTTCGCCCTTAGCCCTCCTTTTCCATCTATCGGAATCAAATCTGTCGATTTTGATCTGGATTGATACTTGTACTTCGTTTGTACGCAATCTTAGCTGGACAAAGGGGGCCATAAATTAGCATATGGCCTAAGATGCATCATTAGTCAATTATGAAGATCTTAGTGGGTTGATGTTAATTGCTCATTTCCTAATCTTAGGTTTGGAGAGTATGATGGAATTACAATCATCAGAAATCAAGAATGTGGGGACTAATTCTAGTAAAAAGTTAGATACATACAATCATAATCTCAGTTGTCAAAAAATAGATGAttccatttcttttctttttttaagtgTGGGGTTTCGATTGATTTTTCTAGTGTCCATGTTGAATCAATGCATATCTAGATTTACTTTGAGTCGATAAGGAAATGGAGTATAAAACAGTTGTTTATGACTTACTAGTGTGATGCaacttaaaatatttattttgttcccaaAGAACAAGATGTGAAATGTAAGAAGTGGATGAGAGGAAAAAGTGTTTGTACAATCACAACCAAGTATATATGGCCCTCATCACATTCAAGCCTATATCTGGATCAGATAATCTGGTTTGTGTGGCTTTATCTATCCCACAACTGGATAATATCATATCACTCACACAGTAGTATTAATAATTATACGATATAGCCTATTGGTAAAATGGTTAATGTCTGAAGTCGAAGGTCGTCTTAGAGTCAGGGTTGAGCGCTATTGGTAAAATGGTTAATGTCTGAAGTCAAAGGTCGTCTTAGAGTCAGGGTTGAGCGCTATTGGTAAAATGGTTAATGTCTGAAGTCGAAGGTCTTAGAGTCAGGGTTGAGCACGATGATCTGATGGtcgaaattaaaataattggtTTTTTTTACTGGTAGGGTAAAATTGTTTATTTGCCTACCTCTAGAGATATAAATATAGATATTGTGTGGTGAGACCCTACCAATTCACATGCCCCATCTCATAAACCCTCTACTAGGATCCCATCATTCATTTGCCTTTTTTCCAATTTCTCTCCCTATTTAATATCAACTCAGTATCTGATTCAACTggagaaaaggaaagaaaaaaagttctcagaattcaagaaaataaagtgaaaaaaaacacacacacaacacatactAACTCAGACATGGAAGCAGCTCTTGAGTTGGAGGATGATGTCTTCTACAAAGACTTGAGCAAGCAAGTCTCTCTCCTCATCATGGATGATGATGATCTCTCCCTCTCACACACTCCACCCCTAAATCTTCAGGTATTCAATCTACAATTAACTAACAAATTCAAGTTCAAACTTGTATATACTAAATTCATATTCTTGATTCTTTTTTGAAGGCTTTGAGTACTCAAGCAAACAATCCAGCATCATTTTTCAGCTATGATCATCCACACCAAAGTAGCAAGAGGGAGAGCAAAGGCACCGGGGTTTTCATCCCTCGTTCGACGTCGAATTCGAGACGAAAGAGTGTGAGGCAAGCAAGATTCATGGGGAACAAATTTCAGAGCCCTTCTAATGATCATGGCTCAAGAGGGCTGCAGCCTCATGACACCATGATCATTAATCCTTTGTATGATcattcatttaattttacaagATTTTGATCTtgattttatattaatgtggTGATGTTTCAAGAAATGTGATGCATAATCCAAATAAATAAGAGGTTGTGGAATTTGTTGATAGATGAAAGATGCATAGTATTTTTTGGTTACTGTTTCAGTAAGTCTAGAggaaaagtaattttttttagtttcattGTCTTTTTTAGGATTTTCGAATTGTATGTACTGGCTAAATAACTTTGTCTAGTAGCCTGTGAACTGTATTATACAGTACATAGCTTATATATGTAATAATTAATGAAACTGACCTACAAACTACAATAATTCATTAATACTATACATTCTTAAAAAGGAGTACtgtatataatatagtagaattgtaAACCAACTTTTATGTActctttttaaagaaaaatatgaagttGGATAGTATGATTGAgcccatgaatttattttgggatatttttgAATTGTGGCAGGAATCTAAATTTAGTGAAAAAGTTAATTGAGAATTTCCAGCCAGCATTGGGCTCACTTGGTGGCATATGCTGCTACTTTACCAGTCATTACATAAAGCAATTAGAAAATCATGTTATTAATCGATTTATTCAAAATGCTTTTCGGtttattttacacaaatttCACCAAACAAGAATTGATAATTAGCGTGTTTGTTGTAATTTATTCTAGtcaattttcttaaatcataTAATTGGATCTATGGCGATGAAGAAATCTACCacattttatatatgtaaaattatttaaattcaaaattggGAATTGTTTTGGTTAAAGAAAAAGAACAACACTTGAATGACATCTTGATCTAATCCAAAGAAATATGATGTTGATGTAAGTGAGAGCCACTAACTTAAACAAAAACGTAGATCCAAGATTTGAAAATTGGACAATAAAGCATATAATAAATGCAATTCGAATAAAATAATTCATCCCCATAACATGACAACCTCTTTTACATTTCATATTTGGCTGGTTGAGTAAAAGGTCGCAAATAGTTTTAGTGCCAAAAAGATGCTATGGgttccacaatttgaatttgTAGAAGTGAGTTGAACTCCAACCCCACTATTAAGATTAAACATGTTTAAAGTAATGTCAATTTTGTGGCGCACTATGCCAATAACTAGAACTACGGAATTCGAGAGATCAGATATAGTGAAGAACAGTGGCGTATCTAGGATTTTTGATATTGGAGTGCGAAAAATAGTTATAACGATTTAAAGTTTCAAATTTTAGTAAATCCTTTTAGttctatttgttttgttttcacaatttttctgtttttaaaaatattctctttattttttcataaaaaaaaactcttttaaaaaaatgaattatgtaCATAAATACTTTGTTAGTTAAGACTATAGCATTATATAAAAGTTAATTGTATAAATTATTAAGAAcaaagtaaatatcaaatattaaatatagatgaataaaataaaatttgaccagAGTATGTCAAAGTGTATTGaattaatacaaaattttaGGAGAAGTTGTTAGCGAAAATGTAGAGAATATCTATTAACAATGAATAATAAACGAAAACAAAATAAGAATTAAACACATTGAGTTGAAAATTATTCCTTTGAAATAAATAGGAATTAAACAAATTGAGTTGGAAACCATTGCTTTGAATACATACAAAGTCTTGGAAGAAGttaaaaggaaaagaaattttgtttctcaCCACTAGGCTAGTACTGAATGTTGGTTTTATctctaaatataatattattaacaataaattttggggtacaactgtacccctTGTTCCTAAGTAGATACGCCGCTGATGAAGAAGGTCGTTGCTAGACGGTGTAAAAACAATGGATAATGAAAGCAAACCTCAATTCTGAAGGGTTAATGGAGTTGCGGCACCATACAATCCGCAATAATtctaaaaatcaaatttaataagTAGAGTTTTTGAACTCACGTGGGGCAAAAACTTACTAGATCCACCATTGTGTATGTAAAGATCATATCCACAAATTCATCATATAACTGAGACATTTTTTTTCCGAGAACAACTTGAGTTGGACAGTTTCACAAACTAACCCAAAACAATATAAAATGGAGTACAAATCAAGAAatacaatataaaaaataaaaattctttcTATTTTAATCCCTTACTTAAAAGAAAtataatttttccattttaatttctCTCAGTGAAACCAAGCACAAATCAAGCAGTCGAAAAAGGAAGTTTGATTTCGAACCATTTTCACCCAAACTCACCAATGGCGGAAGTGTACTTGTCCTTGTTCTCACTCCTCTTCATTCCACTCTTCATCCTCCTCATCCTCTTCCTCATCGTCCGCCCCAAGCCCGTCCGCGTCCCAATCAAGAACCGCCACGTCTTCATCACGGGCGGCTCCAGCGGCATCGGCCTTGCCCTCGCGCGCCTCTGCGCCCAGGGCGGCGCCGACGTCACCATTCTCGCTCGCAACGCCGCCCGCCTCGAGGAGGCGCAGCACTCCATCAGGCTCGCCACCGGCCGCGATGTCAGGGCCTTCAGCGCCGACGTCAGGGACTACGGCGCCGTCAAGCGCGCGGTGGAGGAGGCCGGCCCCATCGACGTGCTCGTGTGCAATCACGGGGTGTACGTGCCGCAGGAGCTGGAGGAGCAGGATGTGGAGGAGATTAAGTTCATGATCGATGTGAATCTCACGGGGACTTTTCATTTGATCAAGGCCGCTTTGCCCGGGATGAAGACCAATCGGGCCGGGAAAGGGCCCGGTTCCATTGCGATTATGTCGTCGCAGGCGGGCCAGGTAAATTTCCTTAATTAGTTATTGAACAAGGTTTccccatttaaaaaaaatgccaTCTTTGATTGAACGGATCTCATGTTTCAGATGTGTCTACTGTTGCTCTATACTGTGTAGTGTATGTAGTTTAAGTGATGAACTGATTTTTCGAAGTTGGGCTCTTTATGAAATGTTTGATACTTGATATGAAGTTAAAAGAGCAgctggtgtgtgtgtgtgtgtgtgtgaaactAAGAATTATTGTAATGTCTGTAGTTCAAGTGATGGGCTGATTTGTGGAAGTTGGGATATTTATAAACTGTTTGATTCTTTGAAGTTTGATATGAAGCTAAACGAGCAAGCTGATATATGCGTTGTTCGCAGTCCATATATTATAATTGGTGACTGATATTTGTAGTATGTTTTTTTCTCACCTTGTCATAGCTCATTATTTCAGGTTGGAATTTATGGCTACACGGCTTATTCAGCGAGTAAGTTTGGCCTCAAGTGTTTGGCTGAAGCGCTGCAACACGAGGTTATAGCAGATGACATTCATCTCAGCCTCATTTTCCCTCCGGACACTGAAACTCCTGGTTTTGCAGAAGGTATAAATTTTTTCCTAATAATCCACTTGGAAATGCTCAGATTGAATAATCTACGGAGTACTTGTTATCTCTTTCTTGCACTTCATGCATCTCGGATTTATATTTTGTATGTGTTATTACTTGCAGATTCTATACCATTTACTAGTTTCTTAGATGAAATTTGATATTGTTAAACAAGCAGGTTTAGTTATGATTTTAGGAACAATATTTGTTTCACtttgtgagaaatgtgtgtACAGGGAGAAATCTCTTTAGATTAGTCCGCTAGCTCTCCAAGTTCACCCCCTCTGGAATAATTTTATTGCTTGACAAAgccttagttttttttatgctGGGATTGTAATGTTGTTTGACAAAAAAGTAAAGAGCAAAACAAGAAGTTTGCTTCCTCCAGCACAATGTGTAAATTTGGTTAATGAATGAATGTACCAAGGGCATGTAAATTTAGATTCTAAAGATCTGTTGTCATCTTGTTGTAAATTTAGTTAATGAATGAATGCATCACACTATTGCAACACTCAATTCTtcgtttttttaaataaatttacctTTTCATTATTTGGTCATAGTGTATCTCAACATTCCTTGACATTATCTCCTGACGACAGAGAACAAGAGACGCCCACAGCTGACTAGTATAATAGCAGCTTCCTCTGGCGCAATGAAAGCCGAGGAAGTTGCTCTAAAATCTCTGAAAGGGATCCAGTCAGGCACATTTATGGTCCCCTGCAACTTGGAAGGAAAATTACTTACGGTTGCCACGGCTGGTTTATCCCCTCAGAGATCGTATGTGGATGCATTTGTGGAGGTAATGACTGCTGGTATTATGCGATTGGCGGGCTTAGTTTTTCAGTGGAATTGGTTCAGCAGCATCGCAAAATGGCATGCAAAGAAGTAGTTGGTTCAATGGATGTTTGAGTTTTATACCCCGTGCCCACAAAGAAGTGCTTGGCAGCAAAAGACTCAAGTTTTGAGTCCTTGATAGTCATGCATCTTGTTTGAGTGTTTTTGCTTGCTGCAGTCATCTTACTGCGCCTCCGTTCATCATCCGCGGAAGAAGCTAAAACTTGAACAAGTGCATGCTCCCGGTGTTTGTATCACTTAAAAATCTTTCTAACTTGTTATGGTAGGATAAATGATTGTATTGGCCAAAATTGACCATGATATTTTCTGTGTTATTTTTCTGGATTTCTGTCTAATGGTTGTGCTTCATAGTAGCTTTTAATATCCCAGAATTCAATATTTGCCAAAATCTGATTACATTCAGTCTGTTTCTGTCTCATTCATATCTCGATTTCTTAGTAGAACAGATTACAACAAGGATAACAAGAGTCAAGTTCCTGCAGTTATTCAAGAAAAAAACAGCATGCATTCAGTTAAACAGTGATCTATGTTCCTAATCTTGATTGGATATAATTTACGTAATAATCAGGGATGATTGTGACTTTGAAATAGACAAAAGTTGCACAATTTTATTACTTATATGAACAGATACACAAAATGGAAATGTAGCTCTGTTGAAATCTGAATTTTGTTGTTGAATACTTGCTTTGACACTCTTCTTATGTAACAAAATTGTTATATCACTGTGCCATCTTTGATTATAGCGTTTTTCAGTATAATTGTAACGCCCGATCGGATGTAAAATCCGTCTGAAGTTCTGTCAGCCTCTTGTACACCCTGCAAATAATCAAGATGTGGTGAGTGCTTGATCAAGAAAGGCAATAGCTGCTGGTAAGCATTCTGAGAGAAACTTACCTCTGAATTTTCAATGACGACATTTTTACCAATTCTGGCATTCTTGTCAATGATGCATTCTCTGCAAATGGCGAAATGTGAGAACGAAAATAATGTGAAAGAATTTTCGAGGATTTACTCATAAATCAAACTGTCTGTACTTGATTCTTGTATTCTCTCCAATTCCTACAGGGACTTTCCCCTTTGATAAAGCAGAGGCAATCTCTGAATCAGTTTCGTAGAAGTCAGCCCCGAGCATCACTGTATCCTGCAGTAACCACCAAGCTTAGGAAACACTTTATGTGGACAAAATTACCCAACTCTGAAACAGGTAAAATCTAACCTTTAGATGGGCATTGGAGTTTATGCGTGAACGGATACCAACAACAGTGTGCTCGACTAAGCAACTGGTCAAGAAACTACCATGTGAAACTATAGAATCAACAATCTGTAAAACAATAGATGTTAAGACAGAAGAATCTCCATGGGGTGGCTTTTGAAAGTGATGTGATGTGCAATTTTAAGACTCTCAGTCATGCGAAAAGTGTGATAACCTTGCTGTCATCTATCTTTGATGGTGGCAAGTTTCTTCTAGATGTGTAGATTGGCTTTGTAGCATCATAGAAGCTGAATCTTGGTGGCTGAATTGACAAAACATTGCAAGAGAAAAACATCAATATTAAGTTATACATCGTTCATCCATGTCGATCATCTACGAGAACTTAAGTGACGATGACATCTTTATAGAGAAAAACTTTGCACTTTAGGAATCT
It contains:
- the LOC121783668 gene encoding 3-dehydrosphinganine reductase TSC10A-like, which codes for MAEVYLSLFSLLFIPLFILLILFLIVRPKPVRVPIKNRHVFITGGSSGIGLALARLCAQGGADVTILARNAARLEEAQHSIRLATGRDVRAFSADVRDYGAVKRAVEEAGPIDVLVCNHGVYVPQELEEQDVEEIKFMIDVNLTGTFHLIKAALPGMKTNRAGKGPGSIAIMSSQAGQVGIYGYTAYSASKFGLKCLAEALQHEVIADDIHLSLIFPPDTETPGFAEENKRRPQLTSIIAASSGAMKAEEVALKSLKGIQSGTFMVPCNLEGKLLTVATAGLSPQRSYVDAFVEVMTAGIMRLAGLVFQWNWFSSIAKWHAKK
- the LOC121783645 gene encoding uncharacterized protein LOC121783645 codes for the protein MEAALELEDDVFYKDLSKQVSLLIMDDDDLSLSHTPPLNLQALSTQANNPASFFSYDHPHQSSKRESKGTGVFIPRSTSNSRRKSVRQARFMGNKFQSPSNDHGSRGLQPHDTMIINPLYDHSFNFTRF